In one Elephas maximus indicus isolate mEleMax1 chromosome 9, mEleMax1 primary haplotype, whole genome shotgun sequence genomic region, the following are encoded:
- the LINGO2 gene encoding leucine-rich repeat and immunoglobulin-like domain-containing nogo receptor-interacting protein 2 encodes MLHTAISCWQPFLGLAVVLIFMGSTIGCPARCECSAQNKSVSCHRRRLIAIPEGIPIETKILDLSKNRLKSVNPEEFISYPLLEEIDLSDNIIANVEPGAFNNLFNLRSLRLKGNRLKLVPLGVFTGLSNLTKLDISENKIVILLDYMFQDLHNLKFLEVGDNDLVYISHRAFSGLLSLEQLTLEKCNLTAVPTEALSHLRSLISLHLKHLNINNMPVYAFKRLFHLKHLEIDYWPLLDMMPANSLYGLNLTSLSITNTNLSTVPFLAFKHLIYLTHLNLSYNPISTIEAGMFSDLIRLQELHIVGAQLRTIEPHSFQGLRFLRVLNVSQNLLETLEENVFSSPRALEVLSINNNPLACDCRLLWILQRQPTLQFGGQQPMCAGPDTIRERSFKDFHSTALSFYFTCKKPKIREKKLQHLLVDEGQTVQLECNADGDPQPVIAWVTPRRRFITTKSNGRATVLGDGTLEIRFAQDQDSGMYVCIASNAAGNDTFTASLTVKGFASDRFLYANRTPMYMTDSNDTVSNGTNANTFSLDLKTILVSTAMGCFTFLGVVLFCFLLLFVWSRGKGKHKNSIDLEYVPRKNNGAVVEGEVAGPRRFNMKMI; translated from the coding sequence ATGCTTCACACGGCCATATCATGCTGGCAGCCATTCCTGGGTCTGGCTGTGGTGTTAATCTTCATGGGATCCACCATTGGCTGCCCTGCTCGTTGCGAGTGCTCTGCCCAGAACAAATCTGTTAGCTGCCACAGAAGGAGGTTGATCGCCATCCCAGAGGGCATCCCCATTGAGACCAAAATCTTGGACCTTAGCAAGAACCGGCTGAAAAGTGTCAACCCTGAAGAATTCATATCATATCCTCTGCTGGAAGAGATAGACTTGAGTGACAACATCATTGCCAATGTGGAGCCAGGAGCTTTTAACAATCTCTTTAACCTTCGTTCCCTTCGCCTAAAAGGCAATCGCCTGAAGTTGGTCCCTTTGGGGGTATTCACTGGCCTATCTAACCTCACAAAGCTTGACATTAGTGAGAATAAGATTGTCATTTTACTGGACTACATGTTCCAGGATCTGCATAATCTGAAGTTTCTAGAAGTGGGGGATAATGATTTGGTTTATATATCACACAGGGCCTTCAGCGGGCTGCTGAGTCTGGAGCAGCTCACCTTGGAGAAGTGTAACCTAACAGCCGTACCAACAGAAGCCCTCTCCCACCTCCGCAGCCTCATCAGCCTACACCTGAAGCATCTCAATATCAACAATATGCCCGTGTATGCCTTTAAAAGACTGTTCCACCTGAAACACCTAGAGATTGACTATTGGCCTTTACTGGATATGATGCCTGCCAATAGCCTCTATGGTCTCAACCTCACGTCCCTCTCAATTACCAACACCAACCTGTCCACagtacctttccttgcctttaaaCACCTGATATACCTGACCCACCTTAACCTCTCCTACAATCCCATCAGCACTATTGAAGCAGGCATGTTCTCTGATCTGATCCGCCTTCAGGAGCTTCATATAGTGGGGGCTCAGCTCCGCACCATTGAGCCTCACTCCTTCCAAGGGCTCCGCTTTCTTCGTGTGCTCAACGTGTCTCAGAACCTGCTGGAAACACTGGAAGAGAATGTCTTCTCCTCCCCAAGGGCATTGGAGGTCCTGAGCATTAATAACAACCCGCTGGCCTGTGACTGCCGtctcctctggatcctgcagcggCAGCCCACGCTGCAGTTTGGTGGACAACAGCCCATGTGTGCTGGCCCAGACACCATCCGCGAGAGGTCATTCAAGGATTTCCATAGCACTGCCCTTTCTTTTTACTTCACCtgcaaaaaacccaaaatccGTGAAAAGAAGTTGCAGCATCTGCTGGTGGATGAAGGGCAAACAGTCCAGCTGGAATGCAATGCTGATGGGGACCCACAGCCTGTGATTGCCTGGGTGACACCTCGAAGGCGTTTTATCACCACCAAGTCCAATGGAAGAGCCACGGTGTTGGGCGATGGCACCTTGGAAATCCGCTTTGCCCAGGATCAAGACAGTGGGATGTATGTTTGTATAGCTAGCAATgctgctgggaatgacaccttCACAGCCTCCTTGACTGTGAAAGGATTTGCTTCAGACCGCTTCCTTTACGCGAACAGGACCCCTATGTACATGACTGACTCAAACGACACCGTCTCCAATGGCACCAATGCCAACACCTTCTCTCTGGACCTTAAAACAATACTGGTGTCTACAGCCATGGGCTGTTTCACATTCCTGGgagtggttttattttgttttctcctcctttttgTGTGGAGCCGAGGGAAAGGCAAGCACAAAAACAGCATTGACCTTGAGTATGTGCCCCGAAAAAACAATGGTGCTGTTGTGGAAGGGGAAGTGGCCGGACCCAGGAGGTTCAACATGAAAATGATTTGA